A segment of the Echinicola strongylocentroti genome:
ATACTTATGATTTACCTGATGTCCTTTATCGTGACGCTTCTCAAACAGGAGAATCCAGAACTGGCCAACCAACCCAGCTGGTGGGAGCGCTTCAACGAGCGTTTTGTGTCCGGTAAACTCAAGCCAGTGGAGGAGGAAGAGGATATCATGCTGAGTCATGATTATGACGGCATTCGGGAGTTGGATAATTTCATGCCTCCTTGGCTTAGCTATTTATTTTATGGTTCTACGATAGCTGCCATCTTCTATTTGATCAATTATTCAGCCATCGGATGGGGCAAGACACCCGAAGAAGAATACCAAGCTCAGCTCGCAGCAGAGGAAATAGCGGCCGAAAAACGCAAGGAGATGGCCTTGGCTTCTATTGATGAAAGTAACGTAGAGATGGACCAATCGGAGTTTGTCCTTATAGCTGGTGCTACAGTGTACCAAAATAACTGTGTGGCCTGCCATGCCGCCGATGGTGGCGGAGGAGTAGGACCAAATTTCACAGATCAATATTGGATACATGGAGGAAGCATCAAGGATGTCTTCAAGACGGTGAAATATGGAGTGCCTGACAAAGGAATGATTCCTTGGCAGGACCAGCTCAGTCCCGAGGAAATCATGCAGGTATCTAATTTTATACTGTCACTGAAAGGTACCACTCCGGCCAACCCTAAAGAACCACAAGGTGAGCTTTATGTTCCTGAAGGAGATGATGGTGGTGAAACGGCGGCTGACTCAGCCGTGGTGAAAACAGCTTCCGAAACAGAAGACGCATAAAATAACCAATCACAATGAGTGAAAAGCAGCAACATGACCAAGAAGCTTTTAGGGATTCGTTGTCCACGGTAAAGTCCGATGGTGGACGTAACTGGATCTTTCCCAAAAAAGTCACGGGGTTTTTCTATCGGTGGAGAACCTGGCTTTCTTGGCTATTGTTGGGTGTCCTGTTTGCTGGGCCTTTTCTGAAAATTGATGGTGAGCCTTTCCTTCTTCTCAATGTTTTTGAACGGAAGTTTGTCATCTTTGGTCAGGTGTTCTGGCCTCAGGATACCTATATTTTGCTCTTTCTGCTGCTCATTTTGTGTGTGTTTGTCATACTCTTTACCGTTGTCTTTGGGAGGGTGTTTTGTGGATGGATCTGTCCGCAAACACTTTTTATGGAGATGGTTTTTCGCAAGATCGAATACTGGATCGAAGGCGATGCCAATCAGCAACGGAAACTCAATGCCATGCCTTGGAACAGGGAAAAGGTAACCAAAAAGGGGATAAAAATGGCGATCTTTTCAGTGATATCGCTGCTCATTGCCCATACCGTCATGGCGTACTTGATAGGGATCGAAAAGACCCTAGAGACGGTCAGTCACCCGCCAAGTGAAAACTTGGCGGGTTTTATGGGGCTGCTGTTTTTTGCGGGGGTATTCATGTTGGTATTTAGTCTGTTTAGGGAACAGGTGTGCACAGTGGTATGTCCGTACGGTAGACTCCAAGGGGTGTTGCTGGATACCAATTCCATTAATGTCACCTATGACTATGTAAGGGGCGAGCCCCGTGGTAAGATCAACAAGAAACAAACCGATGCCCCACCAAAAGGGGACTGTGTCGACTGTACATTATGTGTGCAGGTCTGTCCCACGGGAATCGATATCCGAAACGGTATCCAGATGGAATGTGTGAATTGCACCGCCTGTATGGATGCCTGTGACGAGGTCATGGAAAAAGTCCATCGCCCCAAAGGCCTGATCAGGTATGCTTCCGAAAATAGTATCGTAGAAGGCCGTCAGAAATTGATCACGCCTAGGGTAATGGGGTATTCGGCAGTATTGGTGCTGTTGATTGGTGCATTTGTGGGGCTATTGATGATGAGAACGGAGCTTTCGGCCACCATCACGCGCTTTAGGGGGATGACCTACCAAGAGCGTACTGATGGCCAGATAAGCAATTTATACGAAGTGACCTTCATCAATAAGACGTTCGAAGAACAGCACGTACAAATAAAAGCAGAAGATGACCGATTTCATCTAGAGGCCAATGATGAGGGCAACTGGATCTTGGAAGGGCAGTCCAAACTGGAAGGTAGGTTTTTCTTGGTGATCCAAGGAGCGGATGTCCATGAGATCAATGAGAAGGTAACCCTTTTGCTATTACAAAATGGAAAAGAAATCGATAGGGTTTCGACCAATTTTATGGCTCCATTGCCAGATTGAAAATTTAACTGAAGAAAAAATGAACTGGGGAACAGGAATAGTATTGTTTTTTGTGGTGTTTGTATCGTTCCTATTTACCATGGTGGGCATCTGCATGAAGCAGGATGATCTCCACTTGGTAACCAACAATTACTATGAGGAAGAAATCAAGTACCAAGAGCAAATAGAAAAAGCCTCCAATGCCGCAATGCTCGATCATGAAGTGATGGCGTTTGATGTAGGCGAGAAGAAAATCATGGTTCACTTGGAAAAAGGAGCAAAAGGAACTCTATGGCTCTTCAGGCCTTCTGATGCCCGACTGGACCAGAAGGTACCGCTGTTATTTGATACTGGTAAAGAGCAATCTGTAAGCCTTCGTGAGCTGAAAAGCGGTTATTGGAAAGTGAAATTGGCTTGGGAGAAAGACGGTGTGGCGTTTTATGAAGAGAAGAAAATCACACTCTGATGATTTGGACAGCGCTGATATTGGGTTTTTTGGGATCATTCCACTGCCTGGGGATGTGTGGTCCTATTGCGCTCGCTGTTTCAGCGGCTGATTCCAAAAGTTTTTGGTGGCGGAAGCTCTGGTATAATTTGGGAAGGACGCTTACCTATGGTGCCTTGGGGCTTTTGATAGGCTTTGTCGGACAGGGCTTCCAACTGGTAGGA
Coding sequences within it:
- a CDS encoding cbb3-type cytochrome c oxidase N-terminal domain-containing protein, with the protein product MRRNKIALLTTIMGLASSTAFAQEAEEASFWAALGTMDSSELMLLLMIMVMLGVLVMLLILMIYLMSFIVTLLKQENPELANQPSWWERFNERFVSGKLKPVEEEEDIMLSHDYDGIRELDNFMPPWLSYLFYGSTIAAIFYLINYSAIGWGKTPEEEYQAQLAAEEIAAEKRKEMALASIDESNVEMDQSEFVLIAGATVYQNNCVACHAADGGGGVGPNFTDQYWIHGGSIKDVFKTVKYGVPDKGMIPWQDQLSPEEIMQVSNFILSLKGTTPANPKEPQGELYVPEGDDGGETAADSAVVKTASETEDA
- the ccoG gene encoding cytochrome c oxidase accessory protein CcoG, whose amino-acid sequence is MSEKQQHDQEAFRDSLSTVKSDGGRNWIFPKKVTGFFYRWRTWLSWLLLGVLFAGPFLKIDGEPFLLLNVFERKFVIFGQVFWPQDTYILLFLLLILCVFVILFTVVFGRVFCGWICPQTLFMEMVFRKIEYWIEGDANQQRKLNAMPWNREKVTKKGIKMAIFSVISLLIAHTVMAYLIGIEKTLETVSHPPSENLAGFMGLLFFAGVFMLVFSLFREQVCTVVCPYGRLQGVLLDTNSINVTYDYVRGEPRGKINKKQTDAPPKGDCVDCTLCVQVCPTGIDIRNGIQMECVNCTACMDACDEVMEKVHRPKGLIRYASENSIVEGRQKLITPRVMGYSAVLVLLIGAFVGLLMMRTELSATITRFRGMTYQERTDGQISNLYEVTFINKTFEEQHVQIKAEDDRFHLEANDEGNWILEGQSKLEGRFFLVIQGADVHEINEKVTLLLLQNGKEIDRVSTNFMAPLPD
- a CDS encoding FixH family protein, with the translated sequence MNWGTGIVLFFVVFVSFLFTMVGICMKQDDLHLVTNNYYEEEIKYQEQIEKASNAAMLDHEVMAFDVGEKKIMVHLEKGAKGTLWLFRPSDARLDQKVPLLFDTGKEQSVSLRELKSGYWKVKLAWEKDGVAFYEEKKITL